In Rhodamnia argentea isolate NSW1041297 chromosome 1, ASM2092103v1, whole genome shotgun sequence, the genomic window CAGTCATACTCTTCATCTTCAATAGCTCGGCGTCAATCTgtgattttgtaaaaatcttgaCCTCTCTCTTATCTCCCTTACAAGAATCCTTCGGCCTTCCCTCGAGAATTGACCTGGAAGAGCCTTTTCTAGCTTCCATGGTTTTTGGATTTTGGGCAATTCTATACCGGTGTTTTACCTGTCATTTAAAGGAGGCATCACCAAGTTATCAATCTCCCCCTGCAGTTACCCCTTCATCTGCTTTAAACATATATCCCCATGCAATAGCCTTCGAACCAGAAAATTCATACTAAGCAACAAAGCTCGAGGCCACGAAAGACTATTATGTGAAAGATAAATCTGCATAATTTCAAATATGGACGTAAAATATGAAACCCATTATATCAAGTAAGTGACTTAACAAAGATGGTTTATTACATAATATCAGCTCTCTCCTCTTTTAGTTAGTATTTCCACATGCCATCAAGAACTTCCTCACAAGATCCAAGAATAACATACCTTACTCAATTTACCATTCGCTATCATAATCTTCAACTTTGTTGACAATAACTTCTTGAGGTTAGGTGGTGCCGAGTATTGGTCCTGCATGTGAAAATCCTTCAACATCCAAACGATCATAACGAGCATCTACTGAAAAACTCCAAGACAAGGATATACACATCTTAAAGAGACGTCATGATTTGTTAAgcaatttaaactttttttttgttggaaactAAAAAGTGGCGAATCATTTGGTCATGCATGCTAGTTAAGTCATCCTGCTGTTACCACCTAATACTATGAACCTTTTGCCAAGATATGGTTTAGAATCATTTGAGTGCTAGATTTATAAGTTTAGAAGTAGCCAAGATTCAAGACTGGAGGCAGGAATCAGCAATAAATCATATGCAAAACACTGTGACACAAAATTTCTACGACAAATACAACAGATATAAACTAAGCTTCGCTCAGTTGGCATTGGcaccatgccatgtaggacttTTGAGAGATTCCTAAGATATAGTTTTGACTATATCTCCTACTTACATATACATTAGTAAGTTGGAAACTTGTGGCAATGGAAAACTTTTTGGTGATTCGAGCAATCACAACTATTAATCTCAATCTTTTGTATGATTACTCCTGCAATACTTAAAAATTTCTCCAGCAGCTCCCAGTACTTGCTCTTGGTTCAAGATTAACTATTTTTCTAACTACAGTTCCTTTTCATTCTCCTTTTGGCCATGAAACTACTTTAGAATTATGATGACTACACACAATAATCCTCATTCTTTAGTAACAGGTATGCAATGCACGTATAGTATTTCCTGGAAAGATAGATACTTTCTTAACCTCTTTTCCATGAATTCAGAGTAAATGCAACAGACTGGAATTATGAGCAACATCCCAAGAGGCTACAAACAGAATTTCTCCCTCTTGGTGCCTTTACAAAGTAGAAGCAACCTAGTAAGCTCAACATTGCATATGGGTTTATATTCAAACAGAAAAAACATCGCATATGCGTCTGCCCCCTCCTAGATTGTTTTCTCTACCATTTATTTGACCTCGCTAACAAGTAATATTGTATATGACTGCATCGTGCTCTTTGGGGAGTTCTCAAAGGCTTCTGAAAGTCCAGCCTCCTAATGGTTAAGTCCTACACATCCTCTTCAACACCAAACCATCATGGAACTGTAATATGGACCAGAACATCCTTTATATGTCTAAGTATAGCTTAAGGGCAGAATATGCCCTAGAATATTATTATATAGCTTTGCAAAGGGAAGTATATTTATTTGAGCCTTCATCATGTTAATGAGTGTTGTCCTCCTATCATAGTGGATGCAAAAAAGAGACTTATACTCtacttcaaatatttttcatgtccAGAATAGAATTGGGAATCTTCCAAAGCATACTAATGTGACTTTTAAACACTATGTCTATAATGTTGTATAGAACCTTAATGGCAATTGTGAtccttttgaaataattttgcaTTCGATGATGATTATATGGATACTTTTCCAGAGAACacgaaattatcaaaaatctgCATTTTACTTCTTTGTATTAGAGAAGATTCAAGGACAACTGATGACATTAAAAGCGTTTTGGAAAAAGTCTTTTATAAATTTCACCCACTCCTTCAATAACATACAACTACCAGCATTAGTAAATACATAATTTGCTGGTTAAcgttatttcaagtgatattgTTTAGATAATAATAAGCATTAGCATTTTACCAAGTATTAGGTAATTAAGCACTAATTTTTCCCATCTGTATCTGCATTAATGTATTGGATCTAGACAAAATGAGGAGGTTTAAATTAATATCAAGATGAATGAGGGCTCGAAGTGCAAATAGAAATTGGAGGCCATCCCCACCCTAACCCAAGTCGCCCACGTACAAAGAATATGTGTATGATATAATAGACACAGGTCACAATATGTGGACAAGATGATGCACGCAAAATAGAAAGATGGCAAAAGGCAACTTCATTAGGAGAATTGAAGTGAAGAATAGTTTGATAAGGCATTTTGGAAGAAAAGGCGGAAACAATCCAAACGCTACCATACAAGCAATGCTCTCTTTGCTCCCCTTTTTAGATAAGCAGGCAACAAATTCACAATTAGCAAAAAGATAATCTTATCTGAGTGAATATAGACATAAATGTTCACCTTTTTGCCCCAAGCACATTATGACAAATAAAAGTACCTCtatgtttcgaccaaaaaaaaaaagtacctcTATGTAAGTGGCAATTGCAGCTCTATCAGAACCACTTGGATCCTTCAAATTCGTAACGGCTTCTATTATTAGATTATCCAACCTACAACAAAGGAAGGCAGACCGAAAAGGACaaaatcataaatgagttgATGGCGAGGGCTAGAGAAGCTAATCAAGGcattctttattattattattttttggttgaatCATCAAGGCATTCGAAAGGGCAATAAAAGTTAGGTTCTTCCAGCTCCCACACGAAAATCAGATGATGTTTGATGCTGGACAGACGCGTCTCCCACATGGCAACCAATATGGAAGACCAGTATAAAAATTCTACTTGAACTTCATGAATAAGgacaaatgggaaaaaaaaacaattttataACTGATTGATCAAGAAGAGACTCTCTGTAAAATTGATATGACATTAACATTTCCGTTACAATCATACTGAAACAACACGTGAATCGAAATTGTCCAAATAACTCTGAAGGAATCAGCATCTTATGGTTGACCGTAAGTAAGAAAACAACTCCAACTTCCATACATTGATTCATACGAAGTACTTATGCACATTATCCAATCTATATATCAAACTTTCGTGTTATTTAGCATGCATTGTTTTTCAAATCCATATCTACTCtcgaaaatggaaaaattcaaGTACTATTAATCGCCACTAGCTTCAAAGATAACAAACAGAAACAGCAATAATATTGTCACCATGCCTACAACCTTTTGATTCGCTCTTTTGAATTTGCATTGTTAATTGTTTCGCTGGAAACCGCAAGAGGGGTGGCATCAAGGATCTCCTCATCATTCCTTACAGTGGCCAAAGCCAAGGGGTTGCTATCATGCTTAGGCGTCAGCTGATTCTTTTTAAGGGCAAGCCTGGCCTTCTGCCTCGATCCCCATATTGCAGTCACATTGATATTTCTCCATTTATCCTGCTCGGACATTCACAAATCATGAGAGAAAAGTGCTTGGTTACACTAAACTAAGAAAAGTTCCACTTTCATATAGCTAAGTGCTATGATGGAATCATAAAATACTCGGTCACCTGAACTGAAATCATCTCGACACTAATTAATACTAATAACTGCAGTGCATTCAAGTAGATACCTTAAGGTCCACATTTGATCGCATCTGCAAGATGGCACTGAACTCTGGGTCCGTGAGTATAGTACGCCATTTTCCGGCACCGTGCTTGATTACTCCAGCTTTAAGGGCTGCTTCTTCCTCTGCTGTCCACTTCTGTTTAGGTGCACCCATGAACTGAAAAccagaacaaatttttttaacaaaaatccAGAGGTGAACATTAAAAgatcaattcttttttaattctatCTCCAGCACTAAAACACATATAAGAGGTCTTAAGCATTGAGCAAGCATTCAACAGCGAAAATcagaaaacaaaatcaatcGTAGGTTCTGAATTTAAAACAAAAGCCACACAGAGAAATTCCgcaaccaaaccaaaaaaaaaaaaaaaaaacagcattcTCTGTTTAAGCAGCTGGCAGCCGATGGCCAGGATACAGCACGCCGTTCAATGTTTACGCACCGAATTGCTAAAACTCTAACTAAACTGAAATCGCACGAAAATCAAACTGTCACTGAAGGTGATTCAGGGAAATCGCACGCGAGTTCGTCCGGAATCAGCTCAAACCCCGGAGCTTCTGATCCTAAACGAGACAAAATTCCATCAATCCGCGACCGGAGCATGGACAAAGAAACCATATCCCGGAAATCGGAGGGGGTGGGACAAAAAGAACGTAAAAGCAAGCGAGAAAACGCGGCGGCAGTCGCAGATAACCACCGCTCCGCCGATTCCCGACGGGCCAAACCGgattaaaaagaggaaaaaaaaaaaagctgggaATTGAGCAAAATCGGAGGCCGCGGCGACGCTAATGCAAGCGGTCCGCAGCGCTGCATCGCAATGGCGATTGAAGCGCTGCACCGTCGCGCTTGGagcaggaggaagaagaagacgagagaGGAGGAGATGCCGATGGTTACCTCTGGCCCCACGATGATCAACGAGGTTCGcaaggaagacgaagaagaagaagaagaagaaagaggagagtgaaaatgaaatAGGCGTTGCGTTCACGGACAACTTTTTTAATTGTCccccaaaaaattaaagaagaagaagaagaaaaagaaaaagaagaagaaaaagaaaaattgtgcgCTTAAATGGAAACAGAGACCCCGCTAAAAAATAAGTgcaacgtgaaaaaaaaaacccccattttaaaggaaaattataaataaggatatacttctttttgttgaaaaccaaataaggatatgaagtcaaaatgccattattttctagaataagaacatgaagtgaatcttatttcataTAGAAGTCTGAAATACTCCCCTCATTGTTTTAAAGAAATGCttgatcaagggtattttcgtctttttatattttctgattttttttcccatttttctcctttttttttcctttcatttttcctctttattttcgTCGGTGGCCGCCCTCGCCGACGGTCACGAGGTCGATCGTCGCCTGGGCGGAGCGAGGCCGCCCACCGCCTTtggtgaggaagaagagaaaaaaaaaatagaaaaaggaaaaaaataaaagagaaaaaaattagaaaatgtaaaaagatgaaaatactttgGTCAGaccattctttaaaataatgaaggcacttcagatccttatttagaaaaaaaaatgattatatttcaaatccttatttaaaGTTTTCCTCATAAACATCATTATGTTTCATAGATTACGTCTCGTCTTTCAATCCATCCAACCACAAATCTTATTGAGAACAAGAAACAACATCTGTATAAGTTCTTGGATAATATACACAACCGATATTGTAGTCATGCTCTCCTAGATAGATTATATAGTGCGGTGATATAGTTGATCGTCTCTGTTTGATAGATATATTAAGTGGAGCTA contains:
- the LOC115747071 gene encoding telomere repeat-binding factor 2 isoform X1; protein product: MGAPKQKWTAEEEAALKAGVIKHGAGKWRTILTDPEFSAILQMRSNVDLKDKWRNINVTAIWGSRQKARLALKKNQLTPKHDSNPLALATVRNDEEILDATPLAVSSETINNANSKERIKRLDNLIIEAVTNLKDPSGSDRAAIATYIEDQYSAPPNLKKLLSTKLKIMIANGKLSKVKHRYRIAQNPKTMEARKGSSRSILEGRPKDSCKGDKREVKIFTKSQIDAELLKMKSMTAQEAAAAAAKAVAEAEAAIAEAEEAAREAEAAEAEAEAAQVFAQAAMNALKCGTLHAW
- the LOC115747071 gene encoding telomere repeat-binding factor 2 isoform X2, encoding MGAPKQKWTAEEEAALKAGVIKHGAGKWRTILTDPEFSAILQMRSNVDLKDKWRNINVTAIWGSRQKARLALKKNQLTPKHDSNPLALATVRNDEEILDATPLAVSSETINNANSKERIKRLDNLIIEAVTNLKDPSGSDRAAIATYIEDQYSAPPNLKKLLSTKLKIMIANGKLSKVKHRYRIAQNPKTMEARKGSSRSILEGRPKDSCKGDKREVKIFTKSQIDAELLKMKSMTAQEAAAAAAKAVAEAEAAIAEAEEAAREAEAAEAEAEAAQVFAQAAMNALKCGTLHA